The Euphorbia lathyris chromosome 2, ddEupLath1.1, whole genome shotgun sequence genome includes a window with the following:
- the LOC136216738 gene encoding arginase 1, mitochondrial isoform X2, with protein sequence MSGIARRGIHYLQKLKDANIPAELIEKGQNRVIDASLTLIRERAKLKGELVRTLGGAVASSSLLGVPIGHNSSFLQGPAFAPPRIREAIWCGSTNSSTEEGKELNDPRVLTDVGDVPVQEIRDCGVDDDRLMNVISESVKLVMEEDPLRPLVLGGDHSISFPVVRAVSEKLGGPVDILHLDAHPDIYHEFEGNKYSHASSFARIMEGGYARRLLQVGIRSITEEGREQGKRFGVEQFEMRTFSRDRQFLENLKLGEGVKGVYISIDVDCLDPAFAPGVSHIEPGGLSFRDVLNILHNLQADVVAADVVEFNPQRDTVDGMTAMVAAKLLLVQRKVTTIVPMLQRTKGCITKLA encoded by the exons ATGTCAGGTATTGCGCGGAGAGGAATTCATTACTTGCAGAAACTAAAAGATGCAAATATCCCTGCTGAGTTGATAGAGAAGGGCCAGAATCGCGTCATTGATGCTTCGCTTACTCTTATTCGGGAGAGAGCAAAGCTTAAG GGAGAACTCGTGCGTACTCTAGGTGGTGCTGTGGCGTCTTCATCTCTTCTTGGAGTTCCTATAGGGCATAACTCGTCATTTCTTCAGGGTCCAGCTTTTGCTCCTCCTCGTATTAGGGAGGCTATATGGTGTGGTAGCACTAACTCATCAACAGAAGAAG GGAAAGAGTTAAATGATCCCCGGGTGCTAACAGATGTTGGTGATGTCCCTGTCCAAGAAATTCGAGATTGTGGTGTAGATGATGACAGATTGATGAATGTTATAAGTGAGtctgtgaagcttgtgatggaaGAG GATCCATTACGTCCACTGGTTTTAGGCGGCGATCATTCAATATCTTTCCCTGTGGTAAGAGCTGTCTCTGAGAAGTTAGGGGGGCCGGTCGATATTCTTCATCTAGATGCTCATCCTGATATCTATCACGAGTTTGAAGGAAATAAATATTCTCACGCATCTTCATTTGCCCGAATAATGGAAGGTGGATATGCACGGAGGCTCCTACAA GTTGGTATAAGATCAATAACAGAAGAAGGCCGTGAGCAGGGAAAAAGGTTCGGAGTGGAGCAATTTGAAATGAGGACATTCTCAAGAGATCGACAGTTCTTGGAAAATTTG AAATTAGGGGAAGGTGTAAAGGGTGTATACATCTCAATAGATGTGGACTGCCTTGACCCAGCCTTTGCTCCTGGTGTATCTCACATTGAACCTGGCGGTCTCTCTTTCCGTGATGTTCTCAACATCCTCCACAACCTACAAGCTGATGTTGTTGCAGCAGATGTGGTTGAGTTCAATCCGCAGCGCGACACTGTTGATGGGATGACTGCAATGGTTGCTGCCAAGCTG CTCCTTGTTCAACGAAAAGTGACAACAATTGTACCAATGCTCCAGAGGACAAAAGGGTGCATAACCAAATTG GCGTAA
- the LOC136216738 gene encoding arginase 1, mitochondrial isoform X1: protein MSGIARRGIHYLQKLKDANIPAELIEKGQNRVIDASLTLIRERAKLKGELVRTLGGAVASSSLLGVPIGHNSSFLQGPAFAPPRIREAIWCGSTNSSTEEGKELNDPRVLTDVGDVPVQEIRDCGVDDDRLMNVISESVKLVMEEDPLRPLVLGGDHSISFPVVRAVSEKLGGPVDILHLDAHPDIYHEFEGNKYSHASSFARIMEGGYARRLLQVGIRSITEEGREQGKRFGVEQFEMRTFSRDRQFLENLKLGEGVKGVYISIDVDCLDPAFAPGVSHIEPGGLSFRDVLNILHNLQADVVAADVVEFNPQRDTVDGMTAMVAAKLLLVQRKVTTIVPMLQRTKGCITKLVIISVWISLLQPE from the exons ATGTCAGGTATTGCGCGGAGAGGAATTCATTACTTGCAGAAACTAAAAGATGCAAATATCCCTGCTGAGTTGATAGAGAAGGGCCAGAATCGCGTCATTGATGCTTCGCTTACTCTTATTCGGGAGAGAGCAAAGCTTAAG GGAGAACTCGTGCGTACTCTAGGTGGTGCTGTGGCGTCTTCATCTCTTCTTGGAGTTCCTATAGGGCATAACTCGTCATTTCTTCAGGGTCCAGCTTTTGCTCCTCCTCGTATTAGGGAGGCTATATGGTGTGGTAGCACTAACTCATCAACAGAAGAAG GGAAAGAGTTAAATGATCCCCGGGTGCTAACAGATGTTGGTGATGTCCCTGTCCAAGAAATTCGAGATTGTGGTGTAGATGATGACAGATTGATGAATGTTATAAGTGAGtctgtgaagcttgtgatggaaGAG GATCCATTACGTCCACTGGTTTTAGGCGGCGATCATTCAATATCTTTCCCTGTGGTAAGAGCTGTCTCTGAGAAGTTAGGGGGGCCGGTCGATATTCTTCATCTAGATGCTCATCCTGATATCTATCACGAGTTTGAAGGAAATAAATATTCTCACGCATCTTCATTTGCCCGAATAATGGAAGGTGGATATGCACGGAGGCTCCTACAA GTTGGTATAAGATCAATAACAGAAGAAGGCCGTGAGCAGGGAAAAAGGTTCGGAGTGGAGCAATTTGAAATGAGGACATTCTCAAGAGATCGACAGTTCTTGGAAAATTTG AAATTAGGGGAAGGTGTAAAGGGTGTATACATCTCAATAGATGTGGACTGCCTTGACCCAGCCTTTGCTCCTGGTGTATCTCACATTGAACCTGGCGGTCTCTCTTTCCGTGATGTTCTCAACATCCTCCACAACCTACAAGCTGATGTTGTTGCAGCAGATGTGGTTGAGTTCAATCCGCAGCGCGACACTGTTGATGGGATGACTGCAATGGTTGCTGCCAAGCTG CTCCTTGTTCAACGAAAAGTGACAACAATTGTACCAATGCTCCAGAGGACAAAAGGGTGCATAACCAAATTGGTAATAATCTCAGTATGGATTTCACTTCTTCAACCTGAGTAA
- the LOC136216738 gene encoding arginase 1, mitochondrial isoform X3 produces MSGIARRGIHYLQKLKDANIPAELIEKGQNRVIDASLTLIRERAKLKGELVRTLGGAVASSSLLGVPIGHNSSFLQGPAFAPPRIREAIWCGSTNSSTEEGKELNDPRVLTDVGDVPVQEIRDCGVDDDRLMNVISESVKLVMEEDPLRPLVLGGDHSISFPVVRAVSEKLGGPVDILHLDAHPDIYHEFEGNKYSHASSFARIMEGGYARRLLQVGIRSITEEGREQGKRFGVEQFEMRTFSRDRQFLENLKLGEGVKGVYISIDVDCLDPAFAPGVSHIEPGGLSFRDVLNILHNLQADVVAADVVEFNPQRDTVDGMTAMVAAKLFNNTCNDQGNYHACEPDAYSLQFT; encoded by the exons ATGTCAGGTATTGCGCGGAGAGGAATTCATTACTTGCAGAAACTAAAAGATGCAAATATCCCTGCTGAGTTGATAGAGAAGGGCCAGAATCGCGTCATTGATGCTTCGCTTACTCTTATTCGGGAGAGAGCAAAGCTTAAG GGAGAACTCGTGCGTACTCTAGGTGGTGCTGTGGCGTCTTCATCTCTTCTTGGAGTTCCTATAGGGCATAACTCGTCATTTCTTCAGGGTCCAGCTTTTGCTCCTCCTCGTATTAGGGAGGCTATATGGTGTGGTAGCACTAACTCATCAACAGAAGAAG GGAAAGAGTTAAATGATCCCCGGGTGCTAACAGATGTTGGTGATGTCCCTGTCCAAGAAATTCGAGATTGTGGTGTAGATGATGACAGATTGATGAATGTTATAAGTGAGtctgtgaagcttgtgatggaaGAG GATCCATTACGTCCACTGGTTTTAGGCGGCGATCATTCAATATCTTTCCCTGTGGTAAGAGCTGTCTCTGAGAAGTTAGGGGGGCCGGTCGATATTCTTCATCTAGATGCTCATCCTGATATCTATCACGAGTTTGAAGGAAATAAATATTCTCACGCATCTTCATTTGCCCGAATAATGGAAGGTGGATATGCACGGAGGCTCCTACAA GTTGGTATAAGATCAATAACAGAAGAAGGCCGTGAGCAGGGAAAAAGGTTCGGAGTGGAGCAATTTGAAATGAGGACATTCTCAAGAGATCGACAGTTCTTGGAAAATTTG AAATTAGGGGAAGGTGTAAAGGGTGTATACATCTCAATAGATGTGGACTGCCTTGACCCAGCCTTTGCTCCTGGTGTATCTCACATTGAACCTGGCGGTCTCTCTTTCCGTGATGTTCTCAACATCCTCCACAACCTACAAGCTGATGTTGTTGCAGCAGATGTGGTTGAGTTCAATCCGCAGCGCGACACTGTTGATGGGATGACTGCAATGGTTGCTGCCAAGCTG TTCAACAATACCTGCAACGATCAAGGCAACTATCATGCCTGCGAGCCCGATGCCTATTCTTTGCAGTTCACCTAG